Proteins from a single region of Candidatus Bathyarchaeum sp.:
- a CDS encoding NrpR regulatory domain-containing protein: MLETGSARKEIELLRILSEFDIPLGSTLLKRELRKRGFLLSERTVRYHLQLLEAKGFVVGHDRKGRTITESGLEELGRSLATQRLGFTTTRFTALAYSATYNPVINKGSVIANVSLLNKNLQDKAIQTMKELRNKNLLSAPYIKLLNEQEEYCEISVPKGRVALFTVCNLTLDSILIHSGIPLFFKYGGLVQVVNHKPIRFVEIISYEGTTIPPLEVFVYRKMTSISSILKTGSGMLLATMREVPCEAREKTLKIIEEQQTKGWGGVIVLGEPNEPVLGIPVSMDRFGICMVGGIVPGAVMAEKDKQNITFAPHCFVPINEMTRI; encoded by the coding sequence TTGCTTGAAACTGGAAGTGCCCGAAAAGAAATCGAATTACTAAGAATTTTGAGTGAATTTGATATCCCTTTGGGTTCAACTCTTCTTAAACGAGAACTAAGAAAAAGGGGTTTTCTTCTCAGCGAAAGAACTGTCAGGTATCATTTACAGTTGTTGGAAGCAAAAGGCTTCGTAGTAGGCCATGACCGAAAAGGAAGAACAATAACCGAAAGCGGTCTTGAAGAGTTGGGGCGGTCTCTTGCTACACAGAGGTTAGGTTTTACTACAACACGGTTTACGGCATTAGCTTATTCAGCAACGTATAACCCCGTCATAAACAAAGGAAGCGTGATTGCAAATGTGTCTTTACTCAACAAAAATCTTCAAGACAAAGCAATACAAACCATGAAAGAGCTTCGAAACAAAAATCTTCTATCCGCACCTTACATCAAATTGTTAAATGAACAAGAAGAATACTGCGAGATATCTGTCCCCAAGGGACGGGTTGCATTATTTACAGTATGCAACTTAACTTTGGATAGCATTTTAATCCATTCTGGAATTCCACTGTTTTTCAAGTATGGGGGTCTTGTTCAAGTAGTAAATCATAAGCCAATCAGATTTGTGGAAATAATTTCGTATGAGGGAACAACCATTCCACCTTTGGAAGTTTTTGTTTACAGAAAAATGACTTCCATCTCAAGTATACTGAAAACAGGTTCAGGCATGTTATTGGCAACGATGCGAGAAGTTCCTTGTGAAGCAAGGGAAAAAACCTTGAAGATTATTGAGGAACAACAAACGAAAGGCTGGGGCGGAGTGATAGTTTTAGGAGAACCCAACGAGCCCGTGCTGGGGATACCTGTAAGCATGGATAGATTCGGCATATGCATGGTTGGTGGTATAGTGCCCGGAGCAGTCATGGCAGAAAAAGATAAGCAAAATATCACTTTTGCTCCTCACTGTTTTGTCCCAATCAACGAAATGACGCGAATATAA